A single region of the Hylaeus volcanicus isolate JK05 chromosome 5, UHH_iyHylVolc1.0_haploid, whole genome shotgun sequence genome encodes:
- the LOC128877294 gene encoding ankyrin repeat domain-containing protein 17 isoform X3, protein MQNVAQGTTSDSQKHEKSASVHHDIGKTSSTPQSSNSSPTKSETETFSELQPRFMADSSESEEDSVSEVECFAIDQVELDEGHHLESSKFLLTPEDPERSVDPETQARLEALLEAAGIDEAAAALTRMRSDNPRTQNEKRSLVEACTDGDVGTVRKLLTEGRSVHETTEEGESLLSLACSAGYYELAQVLLAMNANVEDRGIKGDCTPLMEAASAGHVDVVSLLIAHGSDVNAQSTSGNTPLMYGCAGGHEEVVRVLLEAGANVEDHNENGHTPLMEAASAGHVPVAKILLEHGAGINTHSNEFKESALTLACYKGHLEMVRFLLEAGADQEHKTDEMHTALMEASMDGHVEVARLLLDSGAQVNMPTDSFESPLTLAACGGHVDLAMLLIERGANIEEVNDEGYTPLMEAAREGHEEMVALLLSQGANINAQTEETQETALTLACCGGFLEVADFLIKAGADIELGASTPLMEAAQEGHLDLVRYLLESAADVHTQTQTGDTALTYACENGHTDVADLLLQFGADLEHESEGGRTPLMKACRAGHLCTVQFLISKHADVNRQTTNNDHTPLSLACAGGHLAVVELLLAQSANPFHKLKDNSTMLIEAAKGGHTSVVQLLLDYPHSIMMSAPHNAAPAPMLLPQQQQQQQQQQQQQQQQQQQQQQQQQQQQQQPQQQQQQQHITHQQHIPHQQQASTTQSQHQQQQQHAAEQSQAQNLQPKHNTQKSLLRKNRSVTMTPDMSLTSAEAQQVRSQPAGESIVATKDDTNILDKGSGGFTNLSEPNISLSPAPAPTPGLNVSESRKNTRQEQILHKQQILEELQRVERELQIKGAGHLFSGSRNSVVTQQQQQQQQQQQQQPEEASEPDTLSPGLVCSTTGMSGNSLTHQGTSQAMSLYYNAFLRGKRMAQETQLSLPPEIFPTTNPLSLATIPVTSSVPLVTSNTSSTTTPTPPSISTPPTVMAVSQPITASSDVSQNTAISDRPKAKPVSKKEGKNIRKATSSVVGGKLQQQQQQATLMAGLQQQYQQKQRQHTYQVQQVHQLQQLNQQLQLQLDQVQVQQQQQQQQQPQQQPQGQQQPLQSQSQQQTGAVTANGNNILMPTQLMSHLHPTHTHHLHDQQTTQQNLTEQTDPELARLHRDGACPFVAAAQKAKTLCTSESVIKLEDGTHIPLDDAFEIFRSISFDDTVDVATEDQEKLELKRLEVSNSKDPQQPQQQQQQQQQQQQQQQQQQQQQQQQQQQHLQTTQIVQQTTSPYTSQEYFTNPVLSVPSVSLPTLPSLQVTSAGVQIQADISAGLQLTSTQSLQNQAFKDLKAYQEGYLEGLRHFQPQLLLQSSQITFPTQALPTVTEATGIIDSIPHQTNGYVQSTACSTNQVQVATQTQAPATTTAATIVASDKKQVYTAPTTGKGKKGRYPLLSQQQQQSCQQQQTANTQQQAPNFPSQNYQLDPTTVAGQYTTGVPTVGGYTTNQVPPAPFSCMDVDSETDSNHDTALTLACAGGHEELVELLLSRGADIEHRDKKGFTPLILAATAGHQKVVEILLNHGADIEAQSERTKDTPLSLACSGGRYEVVELLLNRGANKEHRNVSDYTPLSLAASGGYVNIIKLLLNHGAEINSRTGSKLGISPLMLAAMNGHVAAVKLLLDMGSDINAQIETNRNTALTLACFQGRHEVVSLLLDRKANVEHRAKTGLTPLMEAASGGYVEVGRVLLTKGADVNATPVPSSRDTALTIAADKGHCRFVELLLSRGTQVEVKNKKGNSPLWLAANGGHLNVVDLLYHAGADIDSQDNRKVSCLMAAFRKGHIKVVKWMVNHVTQFPSDQEMTRYIATVSDKELLEKCQECVKVIRAAKETQAAKANKNATILLEELDMEKTREESKKAAAARRRERKKKKKLEKKEEKRKLHEEYKKSEGTYEDKEESGKKSGDEECDRADDSEHETGDGCERMDSMPSPVNRSPEGPDREEGDSGIDANSQGSCSSNDVKAREKKKEKKKKKTNSPSNNEKDTSPQRSPKSVIAQSASLSQSSITPTKSQTNTSEKRTMTNVTNGVSVPTTSITASTRSSTVNCGERKLKGQLVFESSRHPADREDFEATGNETYMPGKGKKSYTNQYDGDALNTSTKLNTTTSPKQGGKREEGWKEVVRKGQSDDSGRFMNSPFRSKKVSVPPNAISRVIGRGGSNINAIRGATGAHIEVEKQSKCQGERIITIKGSSDATKQAHTLIAALIKDPDVDILQMLPKSKLTVVTTSSWDKTISTVASSKAKLGPVSKPPSLTSNSNSTQINKSSYPSGVSTVNQLIPLRSSSTIKLAGAFPTPLPRATAPRLVAAAEKRAQAVAAQMASSSNTKTTMSYTSAIMTAGRATKIVTTSTTQTFAAKLSEITANSHTSTTVMQSTHTTVNKQKSLQANTVTVMSATAAATAQTSSQQPIVSTSPKHCRPLPTLSAPPTMVSHYTGKSTYSPGSNAAISPATSTAISYCPESLNTSTCSNSVRVSPSPPIVSQCQQLQQQQQQQQQQQQQQQQQHHQHQQQQQQQQQQVRSSTPIASTIQEQQHQQQQQQQQQQQQQQQQQSNNTPLEYSLFNDTFTKVTQQSMWGGRENDSQKGMNFATVAGGGVSVNTSGSSSSKFIDSVPPQVDASKAPGYRGTTMCSPVSSKSNNTTNTNANNMGSVASSNTGHSPIQPPQFQSSGNYNEHSLSNKPPGSLAVARPVMPQQNMEMGAAMGAQFSRPVFQGELTSRNATTHQPHVIPSTSQPTLDVGLFKANNVGYEHPNVNSSLLKMVPNEGQGHPLLPFHPHMQNFTQTIAAPSASVNTTVSMSRLNPRAPDFSSSLHLNSKPQVTMFNAGSAAGIHPNMFATVPPPPPSAIQSNNLAMLGNFPLGKYQAPSRATPNTGISTNGQTRWPFAPPHNNYPPHQDPMMGQIGFSNHLASITAQPGSIDLITNLENGGSPAISPSSPAAHVVQELGQLKIEDRKVPRPIGTERAWKNYATAGMGPGGDADSINWMLNNEKLVGSWANLGPGIDRHQVFRSNAAYNRISNVDAELHQMMESSFQGHVDTQQQPFPNGSAAALSLMPGLTLLPGQFGTPALTEIPPNEQNKMDPPAWGIPDGVQDKQHPAWNKWTH, encoded by the exons ATGCAGAATGTAGCACAAGGAACGACCTCGGATAGTCAGAAGCACGAAAAATCAGCAAGCGTTCACCACGACATTGGAAAGACGTCGTCGACTCCCCAGTCTTCGAACTCCAGTCCCACGAAGTCAGAGACCGAGACCTTCTCCGAGCTGCAGCCACGCTTTATGGCAGACTCGTCGGAGAGCGAGGAGGACAGTGTTTCAGAG GTGGAGTGTTTTGCGATTGATCAGGTTGAATTAGACGAAGGTCATCATTTAGAATCGTCCAAGTTTCTATTGACTCCTGAAGATCCAGAGAGATCCGTGGATCCTGAAACTCAGGCACGGTTAGAAGCTTTGCTGGAAGCAGCTGGTATCG ATGAAGCAGCAGCTGCATTAACTCGTATGCGCAGCGATAATCCACGCACACAAAACGAAAAACGCTCTCTTGTAGAGGCTTGCACCGACGGCGACGTTGGTACTGTTAGGAAATTATTAACGGAAGGACGCAGTGTACACGAGACTACAGAGGAGGGAGAGAGTTTGCTCTCTCTCGCCTGCTCGGCTGGTTACTACGAACTTGCTCAG GTACTTTTGGCAATGAATGCAAACGTAGAGGACCGTGGCATAAAGGGGGATTGTACCCCTTTAATGGAGGCTGCCAGTGCAGGGCATGTAGATGTTGTAAGCTTGCTTATCGCTCATGGATCTGATGTTAATGCTCAATCTACTTCAG GTAATACACCCCTTATGTACGGCTGTGCGGGTGGTCACGAAGAGGTAGTGCGAGTATTGTTAGAAGCAGGTGCGAATGTTGAAGATCATAATGAGAATGGTCATACACCGTTAATGGAAGCAGCCAGTGCTGGACATGTCCCAGTAGCCAAGATCTTACTAGAACATGGCGCCGGAATTAATACTCATTCCAATGAATTCAAAGAATCCGCTCTAACACTGGCTTGCTATAAAGGACATCTCGAAATGGTTCGCTTTCTGCTAGAAGCTGGTGCAGACCAG GAGCACAAAACTGATGAAATGCACACTGCCCTTATGGAAGCATCGATGGATGGTCACGTAGAAGTAGCTCGTTTACTCTTAGATTCGGGTGCGCAGGTGAATATGCCAACGGATAGTTTCGAATCTCCGTTAACGTTAGCTGCTTGCGGAGGTCACGTTGATCTTGCTATGCTTTTGATCGAGAGAGGAGCAAATATCGAGGAAGTGAATGACGAAGGTTATACTCCGTTGATGGAAGCGGCGCGTGAGGGTCACGAAGAAATGGTTGCATTACTTCTAAGTCAAG GAGCAAATATCAATGCACAAACGGAGGAAACGCAAGAAACAGCCCTTACCTTAGCTTGTTGCGGTGGCTTTTTAGAAGTCGCTGACTTTCTAATTAAAGCAGGAGCAGATATCGAATTGGGAGCCTCTACCCCTCTGATGGAAGCTGCGCAAGAGGGCCATTTGGATCTCGTTCGATATTTACTCGAATCTGCGGCGGACGTTCATACTCAAACGCAAACGGGAGATACAGCGTTAACGTATGCGTGTGAGAATGGCCATACCGATGTCGCGGATCTTTTACTTCAGTTTGGTGCTGACTTG gAGCACGAATCGGAAGGAGGCAGAACACCGCTGATGAAGGCATGCAGAGCTGGTCACCTCTGTACGGTTCAATTTCTTATATCGAAACATGCAGATGTTAATAGACAAACGACGAACAACGATCATACTCCTCTTTCGTTGGCCTGTGCTGGTGGCCATCTCGCAGTTGTGGAACTTTTGCTTGCACAGTCTGCAAATCCATTTCATAAACTGAAg GATAATTCTACAATGTTAATAGAAGCTGCGAAAGGTGGACATACCAGCGTAGTTCAACTTCTATTAGATTATCCCCATAGTATTATGATGAGTGCGCCACATAATGCAGCTCCTGCACCCATGTTGCTTcctcaacaacaacaacaacaacaacaacaacaacaacaacaacaacagcagcagcagcagcagcagcagcagcagcagcagcagcagcagcaaccgcaacagcagcagcagcagcagcataTAACGCACCAACAGCATATACCCCATCAACAACAAGCATCCACCACGCAATCGCAACatcagcagcaacaacaacatgCTGCGGAACAATCGCAGGCGCAAAATCTTCAACCTAAACATAATACGCAAAAATCGTTGTTAAGAAAGAATCGATCAGTAACCATGACGCCCGATATGAGTCTCACTTCCGCTGAGGCGCAACAAGTTCGTTCTCAGCCCGCAGGAGAGTCAATTGTAGCAACTAAAGACGATACTAATATACTGGATAAAGGCAGTGGAGGATTTACTAACCTTTCAGAACCTAATATTAGCCTTAGTCCTGCTCCTGCGCCAACGCCAGGATTAAATGTCTCGGAAAGTCGAAAGAATACTCGGCAAGAGCAAATTCTACATAAGCAACAAATTCTCGAAGAACTACAA agGGTAGAGAGAGAGCTCCAAATTAAGGGTGCTGGCCATTTGTTTTCCGGTTCGAGGAATTCCGTCGTAActcagcagcagcagcagcagcagcagcagcagcagcaacagccgGAAGAAGCCAGCGAACCAGATACGTTGTCACCAG gTTTAGTTTGCAGTACGACTGGTATGTCCGGAAATTCTTTAACTCATCAAGGTACCAGTCAGGCAATGTCGCTGTATTATAACGCTTTTCTCAGAGGAAAACGAATGGCACAAGAAACTCAATTGTCTTTACCTCCCGAAATTTTTCCTACAACAAATCCACTTTCTCTTGCAACGATACCTGTTACGTCGTCCGTTCCGTTGGTCACCTCTAATACGTCTTCGACGACTACGCCGACTCCTCCAAGCATATCTACACCACCTACCGTTATGGCTGTTTCCCAACCTATTACCGCGAGTAGCGACGTCAGCCAAAACACCGCCATAAGCGATCGTCCGAAAGCAAAGCCCGTCTCTAAAAAAGAGGGTAAAAATATTCGGAAGGCTACGTCTAGCGTAGTAGGCGGTAAActgcagcagcagcaacaacaggCGACCTTGATGGCTGGTCTTCAACAACAATATCAGCAGAAACAACGACAACATACCTATCAAGTTCAACAGGTACATCAGCTGCAGCAACTCAATCAACAGCTTCAGTTACAGTTGGATCAAGTACAG gtacagcaacagcaacaacagcagcagcaaccACAGCAACAGCCGCAAGGCCAACAACAACCGTTACAATCGCAGTCTCAACAACAGACTGGAGCAGTTACTGCTAATGGAAACAACATACTTATGCCTACCCAGTTGATGTCGCATCTCCATCCTACGCATACTCATCATCTTCACGACCAG CAAACGACTCAACAAAATCTAACGGAACAGACAGATCCTGAGTTAGCAAGACTGCATCGGGACGGAGCCTGCCCCTTTGTCGCTGCTGCTCAAAAAGCAAAGACACTCTGCACTAGCGAAAGCGTTATAAAATTGGAAGACGGCACGCATATTCCTCTCGACGACgctttcgaaatttttcgaTCTATTAGTTTCGATGATACTGTCGATG TAGCAACGGAAGATCAAGAGAAActcgaattaaaaagattGGAAGTATCGAATAGTAAGGATCCACAGCAAccgcaacagcagcagcagcagcagcagcagcagcagcagcagcagcagcagcagcaacaacaacaacaacaacaacaacaacaacattTACAAACCACGCAAATTGTTCAACAGACGACCAGTCCTTATACATCTCAAGAATATTTTACCAATCCCGTATTGTCGGTACCATCTGTTTCATTGCCGACCTTGCCTTCGCTCCAAGTAACCAGTGCTGGTGTTCAAATACAAGCAGACATATCAGCAGGTTTACAGTTAACCAGTACCCAGTCTCTACAAAATCAAGCATTTAAAGACTTAAAAGCGTATCAAGAAGGATATCTCGAGGGACTTCGCCATTTTCAACCTCAATTGTTACTTCAGTCTTCTCAGATAA CATTTCCTACGCAAGCTTTACCAACTGTAACCGAAGCGACAGGAATAATAGATAGCATACCTCATCAAACAAACGGTTACGTGCAATCGACAGCCTGTAGCACTAATCAAGTTCAAGTGGCGACTCAGACCCAAGCTCCAGCAACGACTACCGCCGCGACTATAGTTGCTTCGGACAAAAAACAAGTTTACACCGCTCCAACAACCGGTAAAGGCAAAAAGGGAAGATATCCGCTTTTGtctcaacaacaacaacaatcaTGCCAACAACAACAAACTGCCAATACCCAGCAGCAGGCACCTAATTTTCCCAGTCAAAATTATCAATTAGATCCAACCACAG ttGCTGGTCAATATACAACAGGTGTTCCGACGGTTGGTGGTTACACGACTAACCAAGTACCACCCGCGCCGTTTTCCTGTATGGATGTTGACTCGGAGACAGACAGCAATCACGATACAGCATTGACTTTGGCATGTGCTGGAGGTCACGAAGAACTTGTTGAACTCTTGTTGAGTCGCGGTGCCGATATAG agCATAGAGATAAAAAGGGGTTCACTCCGCTAATTTTAGCAGCAACGGCAGGACACCAGAAAGTAGTGGAGATTCTTTTGAATCACGGGGCTGATATAGAGGCCCAGTCTGAACGTACCAAGGATACGCCTCTATCTCTCGCTTGTAGCGGTGGCAGATACGAAGTGGTAGAGCTTCTGCTGAACCGTGGTGCCAACAAGGAACATCGTAACGTTTCCGACTACACACCTCTGAGTCTTGCAGCATCCGGTGGTTATGTTAACATAATAAAGCTTCTCCTTAATCATGGTGCTGAAATCAATTCCCGAACTGGCTCAAAATTGGGCATTTCGCCGCTCATGCTCGCCGCTATGAATGGTCATGTTG cGGCGGTGAAACTGTTACTGGATATGGGCAGTGACATAAACGCTCAAATTGAGACTAATCGTAATACAGCGCTAACATTGGCGTGTTTTCAAGGAAGACACGAGGTCGTTAGCCTTCTTCTCGATCGTAAAGCCAACGTAGAACATCGTGCCAAG actggattaacaccattaatgGAAGCAGCTAGTGGAGGGTATGTCGAAGTCGGACGCGTCCTACTTACTAAAGGGGCAGATGTTAATGCTACGCCTGTTCCATCGTCCCGCGATACTGCCCTCACTATCGCTGCTGATAAAGGACACTGCCGTTTCGTAGAATTATTACTGTCGAG aGGTACTCAAGTAgaggtgaaaaataaaaagggaaACAGTCCGTTATGGTTAGCAGCAAACGGTGGACATTTGAACGTTGTCGACCTACTGTACCACGCTGGTGCGGACATCGATTCGCAGGATAATCGCAAG GTGTCTTGTTTAATGGCTGCTTTTCGTAAGGGGCACATCAAAGTGGTTAAATGGATGGTAAATCACGTTACTCAGTTTCCCAGTGATCAAGAAATGACAAGGTATATAGCGACCGTCAGTGACAAAGAacttttagaaaaatgccAAGAGTGTGTAAAAGTTATTCGAGCTGCGAAAGAGACTCAAGCCGCAAAGGCGAATAAAAATGCGACTATATTATTGGAGGAACTCGATATGGAGAAGACCAGGGAGGAATCGAAAAAAGCAGCTGCCGCTCGTAGACgagaacgaaagaagaaaaagaaactcgaaaagaaagaagagaaacgaaaattgcATGAGGAATACAAGAAAAGTGAAGGAACTTACGAGGACAAGGAGGAAAGCGGAAAGAAGTCAGGCGACGAAGAATGCGACAGGGCGGACGATAGCGAACATGAAACTGGCGACGGTTGCGAAAGAATGGATAGCATGCCATCGCCAGTTAATAGAAGCCCTGAGGGACCTGACAGAGAGGAAGGCGACAGTGGAATCGATGCAAACAGTCAAGGCAGCTGTAGTAGCAACGATGTCAAAGctagagaaaaaaagaaagagaagaaaaaaaagaaaacaaacagtCCTAGCAATAACGAAAAGGATACGTCTCCCCAAAGATCGCCCAAGTCCGTGATCGCTCAAAGCGCTTCTTTGTCTCAAAGTTCCATTACGCCAACCAAATCTCAAACCAATACCTCTGAGAA GAGAACCATGACTAATGTCACCAACGGAGTATCCGTGCCCACCACTTCTATTACGGCGAGCACCAGATCCTCGACTGTTAATTGTGGTGAACGTAAATTAAAAGGTCAACTGGTGTTTGAGTCTTCGAGACATCCAGCTGATAGGGAAGATTTCGAAGCAACCGGAAACGAAACGTATATGCCTGGCAAAGGCAAGAAATCTTACACTAATCAATACGATGGAGACGCATTGAACACTTCTACCAAGTTGAACACTACAACTAGTCCCAAGCAGGGTGGCAAGCGCGAAGAAGGTTGGAAGGAAGTTGTGCGAAA GGGGCAATCCGATGATTCGGGGAGATTTATGAATTCACCATTCCGTTCGAAGAAAGTTTCTGTTCCACCGAATGCTATTAGTCGGGTCATTGGGAGAGGTGGCAGTAATATAAATGCTATTAGAGGCGCAACAGGAGCGCATATCGAAGTAGAGAAACAAAGCAAATGTCAAGGCGAACGAATCATTACTATCAA AGGGTCATCCGACGCGACAAAACAGGCTCATACGTTAATAGCAGCTCTTATTAAAGATCCGGACGTTGATATATTGCAAATGCTTCCGAAATCGAAACTAACAGTCGTCACGACTTCCTCTTGGGATAAGACCATTTCTACCGTAGCC tcGAGTAAAGCAAAGTTGGGTCCTGTAAGTAAACCACCTAGTCTAACGTCAAATTCCAATAGTAcgcaaattaataaatctagTTACCCGTCGGGAGTTTCCACCGTCAATCAGTTGATTCCACTCCGATCGTCGTCTACCATTAAACTTGCTGGAGCATTTCCCACACCCCTGCCACGTGCAACCGCACCTAGACTCGTCGCTGCAG CTGAAAAACGAGCTCAAGCTGTAGCCGCTCAAATGGCTTCGTCATCGAACACGAAGACGACGATGTCGTACACCAGCGCGATCATGACCGCTGGAAGAGCAACAAAAATCGTGACGACGAGCACCACGCAAACGTTCGCAGCGAAATTGTCCGAAATCACTGCCAACAGCCATACATCGACCACTGTGATGCAGTCCACGCATACCACGGTGAACAAACAAAAGTCGTTGCAAGCGAACACTGTTACCGTGATGTCAGCTACGGCTGCCGCAACGGCCCAGACCTCGTCTCAGCAGCCCATAGTCAGTACATCGCCGAAACACTGCCGACCACTGCCTACCTTGTCTGCCCCGCCAACAATGGTCTCGCATTACACTGGAAAATCTACTTACTCTCCCGGCTCGAACGCCGCGATATCGCCAGCAACGAGCACAGCGATCTCGTATTGTCCAGAGAGTTTGAACACCTCGACCTGCTCGAATTCGGTTCGAGTCAGCCCGTCGCCGCCAATTGTGTCGCAGTGTCAGCAGttgcaacagcagcagcagcagcagcagcagcagcagcagcagcaacaacaacaacaccATCAACatcagcaacagcaacagcaacagcaacagcaagtACGGAGCTCGACGCCAATCGCGTCTACGATTCAAGAACAACAACaccaacagcaacagcagcagcaacagcagcagcagcagcagcagcagcagcaatcGAACAACACGCCTCTCGAATATTCCTTGTTCAACGACACCTTCACGAAAGTTACCCAACAGTCGATGTGGGGCGGTCGAGAAAACGATTCTCAGAAGGGAATGAACTTTGCGACGGTAGCTGGAGGTGGAGTCTCCGTGAACACGTCGGGCTCGTCATCGTCCAAATTCATTGATAGCGTGCCTCCTCAG GTGGATGCATCAAAAGCTCCTGGATATCGAGGAACAACAATGTGCTCTCCAGTCTCGAGCAAGTCGAACAACACCACTAACACAAACGCGAACAATATGGGCAGCGTTGCGTCGTCGAACACAGGCCACAGTCCCATCCAGCCACCTCAATTCCAATCTTCTGGAAATTACAACGAGCATTCTCTCTCGAACAAGCCACCAGGTAGCCTAGCCGTGGCGCGACCGGTAATGCCTCAGCAAAACATGGAAATGGGGGCAGCTATGGGTGCGCAATTTAGCAGGCCAGTATTTCAAGGCGAATTGACATCGCGTAACGCCACGACGCATCAGCCGCACGTCATACCCTCTACGTCACAGCCAACGTTAGACGTGGGTTTGTTTAAAGCGAATAACGTCGGTTACGAACACCCGAACGTGAATTCCAGCTTACTAAAGATGGTGCCGAACGAAGGACAGGGTCACCCTCTTCTTCCCTTTCACCCCCATATGCAAAATTTCACCCAAACAATAGCAGCGCCATCCGCCTCGGTAAATACTACCGTCAGTATGTCGAGGTTAAATCCCAGAGCACCAGACTTTTCTAGCTCGCTGCATTTGAACAGCAAACCACAGGTGACGATGTTCAACGCCGGATCAGCGGCTGGAATACATCCAAACATGTTCGCGACGGTACCGCCACCACCTCCGTCCGCGATTCAATCCAACAATTTAGCTATGCTCGGCAACTTTCCCTTGGGAAAGTATCAAGCGCCATCACGAGCCACCCCTAACACTGGTATCTCCACCAACGGGCAAACGCGTTGGCCATTCGCTCCACCGCACAACAATTACCCACCTCACCAAGATCCCATGATGGGTCAAATAGGCTTCTCCAATCATTTGGCGAGTATAACCGCGCAACCTGGTAGCATCGATTTGATCACCAACTTGGAGAACGGCGGTTCGCCGGCAATATCACCATCCTCGCCGGCGGCGCACGTGGTTCAGGAGTTGGGTCAACTGAAGATAGAGGATCGCAAAGTGCCACGACCGATCGGTACGGAGAGAGCGTGGAAGAATTACGCTACGGCGGGCATGGGGCCTGGTGGAGACGCCGATTCCATCAATTGGATGCTGAATAACGAGAAACTGGTTGGATCGTGGGCAAACCTGGGGCCAGGCATCGACAGGCATCAGGTGTTTAGATCCAACGCTGCTTACAATCGTATATCCAATGTCGACGCGGAACTACACCAGATGATGGAATCCTCCTTTCAG GGTCACGTGGACACTCAACAACAACCGTTCCCTAACGGAAGCGCCGCAGCTCTGTCGCTAATGCCAGGATTGACGTTACTACCGGGACAGTTTGGAACGCCTGCGTTGACGGAAATCCCTCCAAACGAGCAGAACAAAATGGATCCACCCGCGTGGGGAATACCAGACGGTGTTCAAGATAAGCAACATCCG GCATGGAATAAATGGACCCattaa